A region of Mustela lutreola isolate mMusLut2 chromosome 17, mMusLut2.pri, whole genome shotgun sequence DNA encodes the following proteins:
- the STX4 gene encoding syntaxin-4 isoform X2 encodes MTVRTRRTRSGSRWWCTRALRGWGARTTSSSTSPLGHLPQVRTIRQTIVKLENKVRELEKQQVTILATPLPEESMKQDLQNLREEIKQLGREIRSQLKAIEPQNEEADENYNSVNTRMRKTQGQPLPHGQNSRSQQEELPGGGRSRTQILARRFEAIQLPRSGFTVRSYSDFLEHGVLSQQFVELINKCNLTQSEYREKNVERIRRQLKITNAGMVSDEELEQMLDSGQSEVFVSNILKDTQVTRQALNEISARHSEIQQLERSIRELHEIFTFLATEVEMQGEMIDRIEKNILSSADYVERGQEHVKIALENQKKARKKKVLIAICVSVTVVILAVIIGIATLV; translated from the exons ATGACAGTTCGGACGAGGAGGACCAGGAGCGGGTCGCGCTGGTGGTGCACCCGGGCACTGCGCGGCTGGGGAGCCCGGACGACGAGTTCTTCCACAAG CCCTCTCGGTCACCTTCCCCAGGTCCGGACAATTCGACAGACTATTGTCAAGCTGGAGAATAAAGTCCGAGAGTTGGAGAAGCAGCAGGTCACCATCCTGGCCACGCCTCTTCCCGAGGAAA GTATGAAGCAGGACCTGCAGAACCTGCGCGAGGAGATCAAACAGCTGGGGAGGGAGATCCGATCGCagctgaagg CCATAGAGCCCCAGAATGAGGAAGCTGATGAGAATTATAACTCAGTCAACACAAGGATGAGAAAGACACAG GGACAGCCTCTGCCCCATGGGCAGAATTCAAGAAGTCAGCAAGAggaacttcctggaggaggaaggtcaCGGACTCAAATCTTAGCAAGGAGATTTGAGGCAATCCAACTGCCCCGCTCTGGGTTCACAGTGAGGAGTTACTCGGATTTCCTGGAG CATGGGGTCCTGTCCCAGCAATTCGTGGAGCTCATCAACAAGTGCAACCTGACGCAGTCCGAGTACCGGGAGAAGAACGTGGAGCGGATCCGGAGGCAGCTGAAGATCA CAAATGCCGGGATGGTGTCGGATGAGGAGCTGGAGCAGATGCTGGACAGTGGGCAAAGCGAGGTGTTTGTGTCCAAT ATACTGAAGGACACACAGGTGACTCGACAGGCCCTCAATGAGATCTCGGCACGACACAGTGAGATCCAGCAGCTTGAACGCAGTATCCGTGAACTTCATGAGATCTTCACTTTTCTGGCTACCGAAGTGGAGATGCAG GGGGAGATGATCGACCGGATCGAGAAGAACATCCTGAGCTCCGCGGACTATGTGGAACGCGGGCAGGAGCACGTCAAGATTGCCCTGGAGAACCAGAAGAAGGCCCGGAAG AAGAAAGTCTTGATCGCCATCTGTGTTTCTGTCACTGTCGTCATTCTGGCGGTCATCATTGGTATCGCCACATTGGTGTGA
- the STX4 gene encoding syntaxin-4 isoform X1, protein MRDRTRELRQGDDSSDEEDQERVALVVHPGTARLGSPDDEFFHKVRTIRQTIVKLENKVRELEKQQVTILATPLPEESMKQDLQNLREEIKQLGREIRSQLKAIEPQNEEADENYNSVNTRMRKTQGQPLPHGQNSRSQQEELPGGGRSRTQILARRFEAIQLPRSGFTVRSYSDFLEHGVLSQQFVELINKCNLTQSEYREKNVERIRRQLKITNAGMVSDEELEQMLDSGQSEVFVSNILKDTQVTRQALNEISARHSEIQQLERSIRELHEIFTFLATEVEMQGEMIDRIEKNILSSADYVERGQEHVKIALENQKKARKKKVLIAICVSVTVVILAVIIGIATLV, encoded by the exons ATGCGCGACAGGACCCGCGAGCTGAGGCAG GGGGATGACAGTTCGGACGAGGAGGACCAGGAGCGGGTCGCGCTGGTGGTGCACCCGGGCACTGCGCGGCTGGGGAGCCCGGACGACGAGTTCTTCCACAAG GTCCGGACAATTCGACAGACTATTGTCAAGCTGGAGAATAAAGTCCGAGAGTTGGAGAAGCAGCAGGTCACCATCCTGGCCACGCCTCTTCCCGAGGAAA GTATGAAGCAGGACCTGCAGAACCTGCGCGAGGAGATCAAACAGCTGGGGAGGGAGATCCGATCGCagctgaagg CCATAGAGCCCCAGAATGAGGAAGCTGATGAGAATTATAACTCAGTCAACACAAGGATGAGAAAGACACAG GGACAGCCTCTGCCCCATGGGCAGAATTCAAGAAGTCAGCAAGAggaacttcctggaggaggaaggtcaCGGACTCAAATCTTAGCAAGGAGATTTGAGGCAATCCAACTGCCCCGCTCTGGGTTCACAGTGAGGAGTTACTCGGATTTCCTGGAG CATGGGGTCCTGTCCCAGCAATTCGTGGAGCTCATCAACAAGTGCAACCTGACGCAGTCCGAGTACCGGGAGAAGAACGTGGAGCGGATCCGGAGGCAGCTGAAGATCA CAAATGCCGGGATGGTGTCGGATGAGGAGCTGGAGCAGATGCTGGACAGTGGGCAAAGCGAGGTGTTTGTGTCCAAT ATACTGAAGGACACACAGGTGACTCGACAGGCCCTCAATGAGATCTCGGCACGACACAGTGAGATCCAGCAGCTTGAACGCAGTATCCGTGAACTTCATGAGATCTTCACTTTTCTGGCTACCGAAGTGGAGATGCAG GGGGAGATGATCGACCGGATCGAGAAGAACATCCTGAGCTCCGCGGACTATGTGGAACGCGGGCAGGAGCACGTCAAGATTGCCCTGGAGAACCAGAAGAAGGCCCGGAAG AAGAAAGTCTTGATCGCCATCTGTGTTTCTGTCACTGTCGTCATTCTGGCGGTCATCATTGGTATCGCCACATTGGTGTGA
- the STX4 gene encoding syntaxin-4 isoform X5, producing the protein MTVRTRRTRSGSRWWCTRALRGWGARTTSSSTSPLGHLPQVRTIRQTIVKLENKVRELEKQQVTILATPLPEESMKQDLQNLREEIKQLGREIRSQLKAIEPQNEEADENYNSVNTRMRKTQHGVLSQQFVELINKCNLTQSEYREKNVERIRRQLKITNAGMVSDEELEQMLDSGQSEVFVSNILKDTQVTRQALNEISARHSEIQQLERSIRELHEIFTFLATEVEMQGEMIDRIEKNILSSADYVERGQEHVKIALENQKKARKKKVLIAICVSVTVVILAVIIGIATLV; encoded by the exons ATGACAGTTCGGACGAGGAGGACCAGGAGCGGGTCGCGCTGGTGGTGCACCCGGGCACTGCGCGGCTGGGGAGCCCGGACGACGAGTTCTTCCACAAG CCCTCTCGGTCACCTTCCCCAGGTCCGGACAATTCGACAGACTATTGTCAAGCTGGAGAATAAAGTCCGAGAGTTGGAGAAGCAGCAGGTCACCATCCTGGCCACGCCTCTTCCCGAGGAAA GTATGAAGCAGGACCTGCAGAACCTGCGCGAGGAGATCAAACAGCTGGGGAGGGAGATCCGATCGCagctgaagg CCATAGAGCCCCAGAATGAGGAAGCTGATGAGAATTATAACTCAGTCAACACAAGGATGAGAAAGACACAG CATGGGGTCCTGTCCCAGCAATTCGTGGAGCTCATCAACAAGTGCAACCTGACGCAGTCCGAGTACCGGGAGAAGAACGTGGAGCGGATCCGGAGGCAGCTGAAGATCA CAAATGCCGGGATGGTGTCGGATGAGGAGCTGGAGCAGATGCTGGACAGTGGGCAAAGCGAGGTGTTTGTGTCCAAT ATACTGAAGGACACACAGGTGACTCGACAGGCCCTCAATGAGATCTCGGCACGACACAGTGAGATCCAGCAGCTTGAACGCAGTATCCGTGAACTTCATGAGATCTTCACTTTTCTGGCTACCGAAGTGGAGATGCAG GGGGAGATGATCGACCGGATCGAGAAGAACATCCTGAGCTCCGCGGACTATGTGGAACGCGGGCAGGAGCACGTCAAGATTGCCCTGGAGAACCAGAAGAAGGCCCGGAAG AAGAAAGTCTTGATCGCCATCTGTGTTTCTGTCACTGTCGTCATTCTGGCGGTCATCATTGGTATCGCCACATTGGTGTGA
- the STX4 gene encoding syntaxin-4 isoform X4: MRDRTRELRQGDDSSDEEDQERVALVVHPGTARLGSPDDEFFHKVRTIRQTIVKLENKVRELEKQQVTILATPLPEESMKQDLQNLREEIKQLGREIRSQLKAIEPQNEEADENYNSVNTRMRKTQHGVLSQQFVELINKCNLTQSEYREKNVERIRRQLKITNAGMVSDEELEQMLDSGQSEVFVSNILKDTQVTRQALNEISARHSEIQQLERSIRELHEIFTFLATEVEMQGEMIDRIEKNILSSADYVERGQEHVKIALENQKKARKKKVLIAICVSVTVVILAVIIGIATLV, translated from the exons ATGCGCGACAGGACCCGCGAGCTGAGGCAG GGGGATGACAGTTCGGACGAGGAGGACCAGGAGCGGGTCGCGCTGGTGGTGCACCCGGGCACTGCGCGGCTGGGGAGCCCGGACGACGAGTTCTTCCACAAG GTCCGGACAATTCGACAGACTATTGTCAAGCTGGAGAATAAAGTCCGAGAGTTGGAGAAGCAGCAGGTCACCATCCTGGCCACGCCTCTTCCCGAGGAAA GTATGAAGCAGGACCTGCAGAACCTGCGCGAGGAGATCAAACAGCTGGGGAGGGAGATCCGATCGCagctgaagg CCATAGAGCCCCAGAATGAGGAAGCTGATGAGAATTATAACTCAGTCAACACAAGGATGAGAAAGACACAG CATGGGGTCCTGTCCCAGCAATTCGTGGAGCTCATCAACAAGTGCAACCTGACGCAGTCCGAGTACCGGGAGAAGAACGTGGAGCGGATCCGGAGGCAGCTGAAGATCA CAAATGCCGGGATGGTGTCGGATGAGGAGCTGGAGCAGATGCTGGACAGTGGGCAAAGCGAGGTGTTTGTGTCCAAT ATACTGAAGGACACACAGGTGACTCGACAGGCCCTCAATGAGATCTCGGCACGACACAGTGAGATCCAGCAGCTTGAACGCAGTATCCGTGAACTTCATGAGATCTTCACTTTTCTGGCTACCGAAGTGGAGATGCAG GGGGAGATGATCGACCGGATCGAGAAGAACATCCTGAGCTCCGCGGACTATGTGGAACGCGGGCAGGAGCACGTCAAGATTGCCCTGGAGAACCAGAAGAAGGCCCGGAAG AAGAAAGTCTTGATCGCCATCTGTGTTTCTGTCACTGTCGTCATTCTGGCGGTCATCATTGGTATCGCCACATTGGTGTGA
- the STX4 gene encoding syntaxin-4 isoform X3, which translates to MRDRTRELRQGDDSSDEEDQERVALVVHPGTARLGSPDDEFFHKVRTIRQTIVKLENKVRELEKQQVTILATPLPEESMKQDLQNLREEIKQLGREIRSQLKAIEPQNEEADENYNSVNTRMRKTQGQPLPHGQNSRSQQEELPGGGRSRTQILARRFEAIQLPRSGFTVRSYSDFLEHGVLSQQFVELINKCNLTQSEYREKNVERIRRQLKITNAGMVSDEELEQMLDSGQSEVFVSNILKDTQVTRQALNEISARHSEIQQLERSIRELHEIFTFLATEVEMQCCLLPENGLQAAGAHKQRRCRPSAPSHAFLPEARAPLSRGR; encoded by the exons ATGCGCGACAGGACCCGCGAGCTGAGGCAG GGGGATGACAGTTCGGACGAGGAGGACCAGGAGCGGGTCGCGCTGGTGGTGCACCCGGGCACTGCGCGGCTGGGGAGCCCGGACGACGAGTTCTTCCACAAG GTCCGGACAATTCGACAGACTATTGTCAAGCTGGAGAATAAAGTCCGAGAGTTGGAGAAGCAGCAGGTCACCATCCTGGCCACGCCTCTTCCCGAGGAAA GTATGAAGCAGGACCTGCAGAACCTGCGCGAGGAGATCAAACAGCTGGGGAGGGAGATCCGATCGCagctgaagg CCATAGAGCCCCAGAATGAGGAAGCTGATGAGAATTATAACTCAGTCAACACAAGGATGAGAAAGACACAG GGACAGCCTCTGCCCCATGGGCAGAATTCAAGAAGTCAGCAAGAggaacttcctggaggaggaaggtcaCGGACTCAAATCTTAGCAAGGAGATTTGAGGCAATCCAACTGCCCCGCTCTGGGTTCACAGTGAGGAGTTACTCGGATTTCCTGGAG CATGGGGTCCTGTCCCAGCAATTCGTGGAGCTCATCAACAAGTGCAACCTGACGCAGTCCGAGTACCGGGAGAAGAACGTGGAGCGGATCCGGAGGCAGCTGAAGATCA CAAATGCCGGGATGGTGTCGGATGAGGAGCTGGAGCAGATGCTGGACAGTGGGCAAAGCGAGGTGTTTGTGTCCAAT ATACTGAAGGACACACAGGTGACTCGACAGGCCCTCAATGAGATCTCGGCACGACACAGTGAGATCCAGCAGCTTGAACGCAGTATCCGTGAACTTCATGAGATCTTCACTTTTCTGGCTACCGAAGTGGAGATGCAG TGCTGTTTGCTGCCAGAAAATGGCCTTCAGGCGGCTGGGGCGCACAAGCAGAGGAGGTGCCGGCCCTCGGCCCCCAGTCATGCCTTCCTGCCTGAAGCACGCGCCCCTCTGAGCAGGGGGAGATGA